The nucleotide sequence AACACCGAGAGATATTGTTTCCGAGCCAATCTTTGCTACCAGAGGCGTCCGATTTTCTCCTGGTGTAAAATATCTGTCCTCATCAAAAACATCATATGTTGGAAGAAGCACTTTATCATATCTACCAGATATCTCTCCGTTCTGTAGTAACGCAGCACTATTATAAAGACTGTTTCCGTTAGGGTGGACATAGCCAACCACCATGGGAACATTGCCAACGGCGGACCTTAATACCTCCAGTACTTGGACATTCCTATCTACAAATGACCTTTCCAGTAGCAGGTCCTGGGGCGGATACCCGGTAATTGACAATTCTGGAAAAACAGCAATATCGGCATTAGCATCCACAGAATTGCTATAGAATGAAAGAATCTTCTTACAATTATTATCAAAATCTCCCACAGTGGGATTGATTTGGCATAGAGCTATTTTCATGGATACAGTTAAAGCTATACTTTAATATCGCACCTCAAAATTTCTGAATTTATTTTCGAAACCGATCCACTTTACATTCACATCTTCCACCCGGGCCATGTTGGGCCCCTCCTGTAATTCTTTGATCAGTTTCTCAATTCTGTCCTTTCTCCCTTCAGCCTCAAGAAAAACAGAACCATCTCTCTGATTCCTGACCCATCCGCCAATACCAAAATCCTCCGCCCAGTGTTGGACGAAATAACGGTAAGCGACCCTCTGCACTCGGCCTGTCACTTTAATCTTTGCACCAACTGATTTATTTTTTTCGTTCATATGAGTTCCAATATTTTTTGAACAGCCCCTTCGGGCGTTTGAGCCTCATTTACACCTTTAATATCCCAAGATCCCAGCGTGACCACTGGTTTTTTTTGGGCCAGCGTGTGGGCAATTTCAGACAGTGTCCCATAAGCACCGGCGATGGCGATAGCACCATGAACGGAATTAGCGATAATCACATTCCGTCCCTGACCCGCCCCGGTAGCAACGGGAACAGTAACATAGTTGTTGATACCGGACACATCTTCCGTGGGCAAAACACCCACCACCGTACCGCCAGCTTCACTGGTTCCTTTACAGACTGCCTTCATCACACCTGACCTTCCGCCACAGTAGACCAAAACTCCTTTCTCAGCCAAAAGCTTTCCCACCTTTTCAGCAGCTTCAGATGTTTGAGCTGTGCATTCAGATCCTCCGAAAACAGCAATACGCTTCTGCCCAGTCATTTATTCAATTACCATTCAAATTACTCAAACATATAATCGCTTAATTCCTGATGAATCACGGTTCCAGTCTGTGTATCATTCTCGGGAAAGGAATTGCCTCTCTCAAATGTGAAATCCCGCAGATCCAAGACACCGTCCGCTCGACACCAAGGCCGAAACCGGAATGTGGAACAGTACCGTATTTTCGCAGGTCCAGGTACCACTGAAAGGAGTCCTTTGGCAGTTTATGTTCGTTAATTCGCCTCACCAGGGTGTCATGATTGTGTTCACGCTCACCACCTCCGATTACCTCACCGTAACCCTCCGGTGCTAATATATCCATCCCGAGAGCCAGTTTATCATCTTCAGGATCCCGCTTCATATAGAATGCCTTGATGGCAGCCGGGAAGCGATGGACGATGACAGGACTGTTAAAATGCTGGGAAATGACTGTCTCATCACCCCCTCCGAAATCGCCACCCCATTCAAAACTTTCTCCTTTATCATTCAAAATATCAACAGCTTCCGTGTAACTAATTCGAGGGAATGGTGCCTTGATCTTTTCCAATTGTGACGTGTCTCTATCCAGCACTTCCAGCTGCTCCCGGCAATTTTCCAAGGCCCACTGCACAATGTGGCATATCAGTCCCTCGCCCCAGTCCATATTCTCATCCAAATCACAGTAAGCAATTTCCGGCTCCACCATCCAGAATTCCGTCAAATGACGCCGTGTTTTCGAT is from Candidatus Neomarinimicrobiota bacterium and encodes:
- a CDS encoding acylphosphatase, with product MNEKNKSVGAKIKVTGRVQRVAYRYFVQHWAEDFGIGGWVRNQRDGSVFLEAEGRKDRIEKLIKELQEGPNMARVEDVNVKWIGFENKFRNFEVRY
- a CDS encoding TIGR00725 family protein yields the protein MTGQKRIAVFGGSECTAQTSEAAEKVGKLLAEKGVLVYCGGRSGVMKAVCKGTSEAGGTVVGVLPTEDVSGINNYVTVPVATGAGQGRNVIIANSVHGAIAIAGAYGTLSEIAHTLAQKKPVVTLGSWDIKGVNEAQTPEGAVQKILELI
- the asnS gene encoding asparagine--tRNA ligase, encoding MGKTYIANLADHVGKEVMLNGWVYTKRSSGKIWFLILRDGTGYTQGVISQENVPDEVFDLEPVLTQESSVSLTGLVKEDKRSIGGYELDVSDIKVHQIADKYPITKKEHGTAFLMDNRHLWLRSRKQNAVLKVRAETVRAIRDYFDSNGFVNLDTPIFTANACEGTTTLFETEYFGQRAFLAQSGQLYNEANIMSFGKVYCFGPTFRAEKSKTRRHLTEFWMVEPEIAYCDLDENMDWGEGLICHIVQWALENCREQLEVLDRDTSQLEKIKAPFPRISYTEAVDILNDKGESFEWGGDFGGGDETVISQHFNSPVIVHRFPAAIKAFYMKRDPEDDKLALGMDILAPEGYGEVIGGGEREHNHDTLVRRINEHKLPKDSFQWYLDLRKYGTVPHSGFGLGVERTVSWICGISHLREAIPFPRMIHRLEP